A segment of the Halogeometricum sp. S3BR5-2 genome:
AGACCCACGCGGTCTGTGAGTCGTCGCTTATCGTCACGTACTCCGGCTCGAAGTCCTGCGAGGCGCTGGCGTTCGGACCGAAGATGCGGATGCCCTTCTCCCGAAGCTCCTCTTCTTCCCCGTCGAACGCGGTGAAGTCCGCGGTGCTGACCGAGGGCTCCTCGACGCCCTCGGAAACGTCGACGATGCTGACGGAGCCGCGGGGGTCGTACGCGTAGTTGTCCGTCGGTTCGCCCTCGTTCGCGACGAGCGCTCGCGTCCCGTCGGGGGTGAACGTGACCTTGTCGGGCAGGGGGCCGACCGCCGCCGTACCCAGGAGTTCGAGCGTCTCCGGGTCGTACAGACCGACCTGGCCGGGGTCTTGGGCGACCTCCGCTTCGAGGGCGACGGCGACGACGTGCTCGGACGTCGAGACGCTGTTCGCGGAACTCACGCCGTCGACCCCGCCCGTGGCGTCTATCTCGCCGACCTTCTCGGGCGCGGTCGGGTCCGAGACGTCGAGGACGTCGACGCCGCCGAGGTCGGCGTTGATCACGAACAGTCGGTGCGTCGGGGCGTGGTACGCGATAATCTCGGCCCCGCCCTCGTCGAAGATGCCCGACTCGTACCGACCGATCTGTTCCAGTCTGACGTGGTCGTGCTTCGCGGGACTCCCCCTCGGATGGGGGGCGGTCGCCCCGCCCCTCACCGTCGAGTCGTCGCTCGCGGTGGCTGTGCCAGTTAGCAATCCGAGTACGGCCCCTCCCGTGAGACCCAGGACGCGTCGGCGTCCGAGGTCCAGCGTCTGTCGTGAACCCGTCACAGGTCGTAGTCCCGAGATGTCGTCTTAGTCCTGTGTAATACCGTACATGTCGGCTATTGTCCCGAACGGTCGGCCCGGTTCGTATATATGTAAATCATTTTAGAATGGTACGGGTGGAACCAAATTCTCCTGAAAGGCACACTCTTCATAGAGTGTAGAACGGAGAGCTACCGTTCGGGAGGCGCGAGCCGACGTCGACGCGCTCGGGTCACTCACTCCCGTTGCGCGATGTCGGCCAACCGGTCGCTCCCGGCGGCGGCGAAGCCGCCGTGGTAGCACAGCGTCCGCGAGATATCCAACTCCGAGAGCGCTCGAACCGACATCAGCGCCGTGTCCATCTCCTCGGTGAACGTCGGGTCGGGTCCGTTCAGTTGGCCGTCCGCGGCGGTGGCGGCGTCGCCCGCGAGCAGGAACGACTCCTCGGGGAAGTACAGCGAGACGTGGCCGGGGGTGTGTCCCGGCGTCGGGACGACGTGCGCCGGGCCGGCGCGGGTGTCGAGCGTCGCTTCGCCCGCGATGGCCACGTCGACGGCAACGGGTTCGTACCGGTCGTCGCCGGGGTCGGAGCCGCGCGGGGGTTCCGTCCCGTCGACGACCCGCGCCGCGCGTTCGCTCGCGACGACGACGGCGTCCGTCCGGTCGACGACGCGCGCGAGGCCGCCGGCGTGGTCGCCGTCCTGGTGGGTGAGGAAGGCGAGACGCACGTCCGAGAGGGCCAAGCCCGCCTCCGCGAGGCCCGCTTCGAGTTGGTCGACGGTGTGAGCGAACCCGGCGTCGACGAGAACGAGGCCGCGGTCCGTCTCGACGGCGCAGGGCCAGAATCGTCGGGTCTCGCCGTCCGATTCGAGTTCGACCGGGAGCGGGTGTACAGCGTCGGGGACGTTCATGCCCGAGAGTCGGGCGGGACCGTCAAGGCGGTACCGGCGCCGGCGACTCGTTCCGGGGACGCCCGCGCCGTTTACTTAGACATCGCGCGCCGACGCTCACGCCAGCGCCAGCGGGACGGGCGTGAAAGAGAGCGCGCCGAGGAGGAGCGTCACCGCGCCGACGGCGAGTCGGAACGCGCCGAGGGGGGAGTCGTCCACGGGTTCGGCGCCGCCCGCGCGGGCGAACAGCAGCGCGAGGAAGCCCCAGAGCACCCAGAGGCTCAGCGACTGGCCGTCGGCGAAGACGTACGTGTAGGCGCCGAGGGCGAACAGGGGGATGGGGACGAGTCGCTGGACCGTCGCGTGCGCGCGGCCGAACATGGCGCGGACGACGTGGCCGCCGTCGAGTTGGCCGACCGGCAGGAGGTTCAGGAACGTCACGAACGCCCCCACCCACCCGCCGACGACGACGGGGTTGGCCATCAGCGAGGGGTCCGCGTAGGTGAGCGGTCGACCCAGCGCGGCCGCGACGATTTGGATGAGCGGCGGGTAGCCCAGTCGGACGGGGAACGCCCCCACTTCGACGGGCGGGAGGGAGACGCCGACGGCGGTGACGACGACGGTGGCGACCAGACCGGCGAGGGGGCCGGCGACGCCGATGTCGAACAGCGACTCCCGGTCGGGGAGCGTGTCGCGCATGCGGATGACCGCGCCCATCGTGCCCAGGAGCGTCGGGACGGGGATGAAGTACGGCAGCGACGCCTGCACGTCGTGGTAGCGGCTGGCGACGTAGTGGCCGAGTTCGTGGACGCCGAGGACGCCGAGGACGGCGGCGGCGAACGGCCACGCCTCGACGATTCCGAGGGGGTTCGAGAGGGCGTCGATGCCGTACCACTGCGAGCCCGCGAACAGCGTCGTGACGACGGTGAGACAGAAGAGCGCGACGTTCGTCGTCGGGAACTCGTCGACGCCGGTGGTGCGCTCGCTGGCGACGAGGACGTACTCTCCGAATTCCCGCTCCACGGAGACGGTGTACCCCCGTTTGCGGAACACCGGCGCGACGACGCGGACGACGGACTGGCGGTCCGAGCGGGGCTGGCCGTAGTAGCGTATCTCCTCCCCCTCGGCCTCCACCTCGTAGACGTCGAACGCACCGGCGAACCGGCGGGGTTCGGGGGCGCCGCCGAGAGCCGTCTCGGTCATATTACCGGTACGTGCCGGACGTACATATGTCCACAGACTCCGGCGGGCGGCGAACGTCGGCCGACGGACGACGAGTGTGGATGAACGGGCGACGACCGACGAGCGCCGGGTTATCTCCTCGGAGCGCGTACAAGTGAGTATGACCATCGCAGACGTCGTCGCGTCGTGGCCGGGCGTCGAGACCCTCCCGCACCGCTTCGGCGGGCGCGAGTTCAGGCTGGGTAGAAACGAGTTCGGGCACGTCCACGGCGACTCGCTGGTCGACATCCCGTTCCCGACAACTATCAGAGACGCCCTCGTCTCGTCCGGACGCGCGCGGCCACACCACGTCCTTCCCGACACCGGGTGGGTGTCGTTCCCCGTCGACGGGGCGGACGGCCGGACGGACGCCGTCGAACTGCTCCGACTCGCGTACCTCCTCCGCCTCGTCGGGCGTCAGCGACGCCCCGGCGCCGAGCCGTCGGCCTCCGAGGTCGACGCCGCCGCGGA
Coding sequences within it:
- a CDS encoding MBL fold metallo-hydrolase; this translates as MNVPDAVHPLPVELESDGETRRFWPCAVETDRGLVLVDAGFAHTVDQLEAGLAEAGLALSDVRLAFLTHQDGDHAGGLARVVDRTDAVVVASERAARVVDGTEPPRGSDPGDDRYEPVAVDVAIAGEATLDTRAGPAHVVPTPGHTPGHVSLYFPEESFLLAGDAATAADGQLNGPDPTFTEEMDTALMSVRALSELDISRTLCYHGGFAAAGSDRLADIAQRE
- a CDS encoding site-2 protease family protein, with product MTETALGGAPEPRRFAGAFDVYEVEAEGEEIRYYGQPRSDRQSVVRVVAPVFRKRGYTVSVEREFGEYVLVASERTTGVDEFPTTNVALFCLTVVTTLFAGSQWYGIDALSNPLGIVEAWPFAAAVLGVLGVHELGHYVASRYHDVQASLPYFIPVPTLLGTMGAVIRMRDTLPDRESLFDIGVAGPLAGLVATVVVTAVGVSLPPVEVGAFPVRLGYPPLIQIVAAALGRPLTYADPSLMANPVVVGGWVGAFVTFLNLLPVGQLDGGHVVRAMFGRAHATVQRLVPIPLFALGAYTYVFADGQSLSLWVLWGFLALLFARAGGAEPVDDSPLGAFRLAVGAVTLLLGALSFTPVPLALA
- a CDS encoding luciferase family protein produces the protein MTIADVVASWPGVETLPHRFGGREFRLGRNEFGHVHGDSLVDIPFPTTIRDALVSSGRARPHHVLPDTGWVSFPVDGADGRTDAVELLRLAYLLRLVGRQRRPGAEPSASEVDAAAELAAMDLPPAVRTAVDEYARPSERAA